DNA from Streptomyces rishiriensis:
GGCCGTGGCCGCCGCCAACATCCGGCTGCTGACCAGCCGCAGGGGACGCGATCTCGCGGTGCTCAGCGGACTGGTCATCGCGATCGGGGCGCAGGTCGTCAACTTCGGGGCGCAGCGGCTCGGGGCGTCGGGTCTGGGGCAGCTCGATCCGGCGGCGGACGTGCTGCGCTGGCTGCCGCCCGCCTCGGCGATCGGCGCGGTGGACTCGGTGAGCGAGGGTGCGTACGGGTCGGCCGCCGCGCAGATCGCCGTCAGCGCGGGCGCCCTGGTGCTGCTGGTGCGGATGTGGACGCGGAGCCTGACGCGGTTGATGATCTCGCCCGACGGTTCCACCCTCCAGGCGGCGGAGCCGGCCGCGCGGGAGCGGCGGAGCTCGGCGGGGCTCGGGCGGCTGCTGCCGGGCGGGCGCACCGGCACGGTGATGGAGCGGGGCCTGCGCTACATCTGGCGCGACCCGAAGACGAAGGCGGCCTGGGTGACCTCGCTGGCCATCGGGCTGATCGTGCCCGTCTTCAACGCCCTGCAGGGCACCGGCTCGATCTACTTCGCCTGTTTCGCCGCCGGAATGCTCGGCATCCAGATGTACAACCAGTTCGGCCAGGACACGTCCGCGTTCTGGATGGTCGCGATGACGATCTCCTCACGCCGGGACGCCTACGTCGAGTTGCGCGCGCGGGCGCTGGCCCTGCTGCTGATCACCCTGCCGTACGCGACGCTGGTGACCGTGCTGACGACGGCGATGCTCGGCGACTGGTCCCGGCTGCCCGAGGCGCTGGGGCTGTCCCTGGCGCTGCTGGGCGCGATGCTGGCGACGGGCGCCTGGACCTCGGCCCGCTTCCCCTACTCGATTCCGCAGGAGGGCTACAAGAACGTGGCTCCCGGTCAGGCAGGTCTGGCCTGGATCGCCATCTTCGGCGGGATGGTCTCGGCGGCCCTGCTGTGCGCGCCCGTCATCGCGGTGACGATCTGGCTGCACATCACCGAGGGCGGGGACTCCTGGACGTGGCTGCTGCTGCCGGGGGGCGCGGTGTACGGCGCGGCGATCACGCTGCTGGGGCTGCGCCTGGCAGCTCCCCGGACGGCGACGCGCCTCCCGGAGATCCTGACGGCGGTGAGCAAGGGCTGACCGCCCGCCCGCCGGACCGCCCGCCCGCCGGGAGCGACCGGCCGCCCGGCCTCGAAGGGCTCCGCCGCTGAGTCCGAGGGTCCGTCGGGCTGAGTCCGAGATCCGGCGGGCGCAGGAGTGCTCGGCGGGGGTCACAGGGCTCCGGACCGTGAAGCGGGCGGGGAGCCTCACGGCGGTTCGGGGCTCAGGGCTTCGGGGCGTCGGGCGCTTGGGGGCGTCAGGGCGCTTCGGGGGCGAGTACCGCGTCGAGGAACGGTTCGATCGCCGTGCGCCACCCCTCCGGCTGGTCGTAGTGGACGAGGTGCCCGGCGTCGGCGACCTCCGCGTACGCGCCGCGCGGCAGGACCCGGACCATCTCCTGGGCCTCGGCCCGGCCTAGCTCGCCGTCCAGGCCGCGCACCACGAGCGCCGGGCACTGGACCTGGGCGAGTTCCTCCCAGTGCGCGTCGTGGACCCAGGTCTCGCGGGACTTGAGCATCTGCTCGGGCTCGAACACCGGACGCCAGCCGTCCGGCGACTCCTGCATCACCTCGGCGTAGAACTCGCCCCGGGACGGGTTCGGGCGCTCCACCCACGGGTCGTCCTCGCCGAACCACTTGCGGACGTCGGCGAGTGTGGCGAAGGGGGCCGGCCAGGACTTGAACCAGTCGCCCCACTCGCGCTGCGAGGCCGCTCCCAGCGCGGAGGCCCGCATGTCGCAGACGATCAGGCCCTGCACCAGGTCGGGGCGCTTGGCGGCGAGCTGCCACGCGGTGAGCGCGCCCATGGCGTGGCCGATGAGAACGGCGGGGGCGAGACCGAGCTGTTCCAGGGCGGCTTCCGCGTCCTCGACGTAGGCCTCGCGGGTGAAGGCGGCCTCCGACGACTTCGCGCTCTGGCCGTGGCCGCGCTGGTCGAGGGCGACCGCGCGGTGCCGCTCGGAGAGCCAGCGGGCGGTGGAGGCCCAGTGCGAGGCCCGGCCCATCAGACCGTGCAGTAACAGGACGCCCGGCCTGCTTTCGGCGTCGTCGTCGATGGACCCGGCGGGCCTGCCCCCCTCCGGCTTCCGCACGGACTGGGGCGGAATCACGGCCTCCGTCACCGCTGTCGCCGGGTCGCCCTTGGGCGGATCACCGAACTCCCAGGCGGCCAGGCGTACGCCGCCCGCCCCGGTCACGTCGATGCGTCGCGCCATAGGTCCTGGCACCCCCTAGCCGTCGTACCACTGCGCTTCCGATGCCTTCGTACTGCCTTCAATCACCCGCAGGCTATCGAATGGCCTTTCGAGAAATGCACTCTCCGCGCACAACACCCCTCGTTCGAGTGACCACACTCAAGGAATGATCCCCGCCGCCGAGGGGAGACCTTCATCGGGAGGCGGACCGCTCGGGGAAATCGGTCCGCGGGGAATGACCCTGAGAGCTCGGGGCTCCGGGTCAGTACAGGGGAGGACAAGCCCCGGTGCCGTACGGCACCGGGGCTCTCCACTGCTCCGCGGCACGGCATCCGGCCCCCCTCAGGTCATATGCCCCACGCGACAGCCTGGCACGTGAAGCGCCGGAGCGCTGCGATTCGACACAGGGAATCTGCGATTCGACGAGATCGACGGACGACCTCAACTTCCCCATGCCCCACAGGAGTTGAACAATGCTCAGGGTTTTCGCATACGACCGGCGATCGCCCCGACGACGTCCCGCGCCCGCCGCGACGGAGCTCAGCGCTTGGCGACGAACACGTGGGACGCGACGTCCGACTCCAGCTCGGCCGCCTCGCCGCCGCTGCCCACCAGGACACCGCCCGCCGACTCCGTCACGCTCACCACCGAACCGGGTTGCACGCCCGCGCGGCGCAGGGTGTACATCAGCTGCGCGTCCGTCTGGATCGGCTCGCCGATGCGGCGTACGACGACGGTCTTGCCCTCCAGGCCCGGGTCGAGGTCGGCCAGCGAGACCATGCCCTCGTGCAGGAACGGGTCGGCGCCGTCCTTCTCGCCCAGCTCCTCCAGGCCCGGGATCGGGTTGCCGTACGGCGACTCGGTCGGGTGCCGCAGCAGCTCCAGCACGCGACGCTCGACGGCCTCGCTCATCACGTGCTCCCAGCGACAGGCCTCGGCGTGCACCTGCTCCCACTCCAGGCCGATGACGTCGACGAGGAGACACTCGGCGAGGCGGTGCTTGCGCATCACGCGC
Protein-coding regions in this window:
- a CDS encoding transporter; the protein is MSEPTSPPGLVPTVVRLKLSLLRNGLRQSGGRRAAYVASAVVTLLFAALQLLGLIALRGHDHAVSLVVLLVAVLGLGWAVMPLFFPSGDETLDPTRLVMLPLRPRPLVRALLAASLVGIGPLFTLLMLVGSVVSVAHGAAAWAVGVLAVVLGLLVCVALARAVAAANIRLLTSRRGRDLAVLSGLVIAIGAQVVNFGAQRLGASGLGQLDPAADVLRWLPPASAIGAVDSVSEGAYGSAAAQIAVSAGALVLLVRMWTRSLTRLMISPDGSTLQAAEPAARERRSSAGLGRLLPGGRTGTVMERGLRYIWRDPKTKAAWVTSLAIGLIVPVFNALQGTGSIYFACFAAGMLGIQMYNQFGQDTSAFWMVAMTISSRRDAYVELRARALALLLITLPYATLVTVLTTAMLGDWSRLPEALGLSLALLGAMLATGAWTSARFPYSIPQEGYKNVAPGQAGLAWIAIFGGMVSAALLCAPVIAVTIWLHITEGGDSWTWLLLPGGAVYGAAITLLGLRLAAPRTATRLPEILTAVSKG
- a CDS encoding metal-dependent transcriptional regulator; the encoded protein is MSGLIDTTEMYLRTILELEEEGVVPMRARIAERLDQSGPTVSQTVARMERDGLVSVASDRHLELTDEGRRLATRVMRKHRLAECLLVDVIGLEWEQVHAEACRWEHVMSEAVERRVLELLRHPTESPYGNPIPGLEELGEKDGADPFLHEGMVSLADLDPGLEGKTVVVRRIGEPIQTDAQLMYTLRRAGVQPGSVVSVTESAGGVLVGSGGEAAELESDVASHVFVAKR
- a CDS encoding alpha/beta fold hydrolase, with the protein product MARRIDVTGAGGVRLAAWEFGDPPKGDPATAVTEAVIPPQSVRKPEGGRPAGSIDDDAESRPGVLLLHGLMGRASHWASTARWLSERHRAVALDQRGHGQSAKSSEAAFTREAYVEDAEAALEQLGLAPAVLIGHAMGALTAWQLAAKRPDLVQGLIVCDMRASALGAASQREWGDWFKSWPAPFATLADVRKWFGEDDPWVERPNPSRGEFYAEVMQESPDGWRPVFEPEQMLKSRETWVHDAHWEELAQVQCPALVVRGLDGELGRAEAQEMVRVLPRGAYAEVADAGHLVHYDQPEGWRTAIEPFLDAVLAPEAP